In a genomic window of Helianthus annuus cultivar XRQ/B chromosome 10, HanXRQr2.0-SUNRISE, whole genome shotgun sequence:
- the LOC110883761 gene encoding glutamyl-tRNA reductase 1, chloroplastic, whose protein sequence is MAAFAGAKLESIFHSNATAVAASSPLSTHFQIKPPHRRTQRAANVVRCDSSSSSSSSSDVVVSSNASSLSALQQLKTSAADRYTKEKSSIIVIGLSIHTTPVEIREKLAIPEAEWPRAIKELCALNHIEEAAVLCTCNRMEIYVVALSQHRGVKEVTEWMSKTGGIPVSEISDHRFLLYNTDATRHIFQVSAGLESLVLGEGQILAQVKQVAKVSQGVAGFGRNISGLFKHAIMVGKRVRTETRIAEGAVSVSSAAVELALMKLPQSAHSTARCLLIGAGKMGKLVIKHLVSKGCTRIVVVNRSVEKVDALREEFKDIEIIYKPVGDMMTCAGEADVIFTSTSSETPLFLKENVVDLPPVGPDVGGKRLFIDISVPRNVGSCVNEVDNTRAYNVDDLKEVVAANREDRLRKAMEAEAIIAEELKVFEAWRDSLETVPTIRKLRAYAERIRSSDLEKCLQKMGDNANNNAKKAVEALSRGIVNKLLHGPLQHLRYDGTDDRTLDETLENMHALNRMFNLETEVSLLEEKIRAKVEQQK, encoded by the exons ATGGCTGCATTCGCTGGTGCCAAGCTTGAATCCATCTTCCACAGCAATGCTACTGCTGTTGCTGCTTCCTCTCCCCTATCTACTCACTTTCAAATTAAGCCTCCTCATAGAAGAACCCAGAGAGCAGCAAATGTTGTTAGGTgcgattcatcatcatcatcatcatcatcatcagatgTGGTCGTTTCATCCAATGCCTCCAGTCTATCTGCCCTTCAACAGCTCAAAACCTCCGCAGCTGACC GGTATACCAAGGAAAAGAGTAGCATTATAGTGATTGGGCTGAGCATCCACACCACCCCTGTGGAAATAAGGGAAAAGCTTGCAATTCCTGAAGCAGAGTGGCCCAGAGCCATCAAGGAGCTCTGTGCTTTAAACCACATCGAGGAAGCTGCTGTTCTCTGTACCTGCAACCGCATGGAGATCTATGTTGTAGCTCTCTCTCAACATAGAGGGGTCAAAGAAGTCACCGAATGGATGTCCAAG ACTGGTGGGATCCCCGTTTCCGAGATTTCCGATCACCGTTTTCTGCTATACAACACTGACGCCACACGCCACATCTTTCAAGTCTCCGCTGGACTCGAATCCTTAGTCCTTGGAGAAGGTCAGATTCTTGCTCAGGTCAAACAAGTGGCTAAAGTCAGTCAAGGCGTTGCTGGCTTCGGTAGGAACATTAGCGGTTTGTTCAAACACGCCATCATGGTTGGGAAGCGGGTCCGGACCGAGACCAGGATCGCAGAAGGAGCCGTTTCCGTTAGCTCCGCTGCCGTTGAGCTGGCACTCATGAAGCTTCCTCAGTCCGCCCATTCCACAGCCCGATGCTTACTCATAGGAGCAGGCAAAATGGGGAAACTTGTGATCAAACACTTGGTGTCCAAAGGGTGCACCAGAATAGTGGTTGTGAACAGATCCGTAGAAAAGGTGGACGCGCTTCGTGAGGAGTTCAAGGATATCGAGATTATTTACAAACCAGTTGGTGATATGATGACATGTGCTGGTGAAGCCGATGTGATCTTCACAAGCACTTCGTCCGAAACACCCTTGTTTTTGAAAGAAAACGTGGTTGACCTTCCTCCCGTGGGACCCGATGTTGGTGGGAAACGTCTTTTTATCGACATATCGGTGCCTAGAAACGTGGGTTCGTGTGTTAACGAAGTGGACAACACGAGAGCGTACAATGTGGATGATTTGAAAGAAGTGGTGGCTGCTAACAGGGAAGACAGGTTAAGAAAAGCAATGGAAGCTGAAGCGATCATTGCGGAAGAACTGAAGGTGTTTGAAGCATGGAGAGACTCGCTAGAAACGGTTCCTACGATTAGGAAACTAAGAGCGTATGCTGAAAGAATCAGAAGTAGTGACCTGGAGAAATGCCTGCAGAAAATGGGTGATAATGCAAACAATAATGCTAAAAAGGCGGTTGAGGCATTGAGTCGGGGTATAGTGAACAAGCTTCTTCATGGgccgttgcagcatttgagataTGATGGAACGGATGACCGGACCTTGGATGAGACCCTTGAGAATATGCACGCTCTTAACAGAATGTTTAATTTGGAGACGGAAGTTTCTCTTTTGGAAGAAAAGATTCGAGCTAAAGTTGAACAACAAAAGTAA